Within the Salvia hispanica cultivar TCC Black 2014 chromosome 4, UniMelb_Shisp_WGS_1.0, whole genome shotgun sequence genome, the region CAACTTGGTTTGTATTCAGGGATAGAGAATCACATGATAAACAATACATCCACATAAGCAATATCCAAAAAATAGTTCCACATTCTGTTTTGTACTTTTTCCCAAATTGGACATCACACATACTGCCGATACTGCCTAAATTGTTCTCCTGATGAATTTTTCTTCTTGGGGATTGCTTGTGTATCAACTTGTTTTACGGTTCTGATCCTTTTtgaataaaaccttgttttgCAGTTCTAACACCTAATGCAACTGTCGTATGGTTtattgttgctattatttatGTGAGCTTTTAAAACACTATAGGCTGATATCTTTGCTTTTTAAACACTACAGGTTGTGGCAGCTGTTGGttttaaaggaaaaaagtTGGAAATTCCTCGAGATGTGAATCCTGAGATAGCAGCCATTATCGAGGCCTGCTTGGCCAAGTGAGTTTTTACCCAGTTGAAGTATATTGGTTGGGAATGTTTTCGGGTTTATATAGAGGCATGCGGATTTAGCGTGTCTGAGATTATTCCGGTATCCCAACTCATTATCCAAATAAGTTAATGAATTTAGGCTAGACATGTTCCATTCACTGGTTTCTAGTTTGCAATCTATATTCCACTCTTTCAGACTTCAAtgttcaaattcattttcacTACTTGTATGCACATTTTATTCACTTCAAAGTGCTATGAgcttttgttaaaaatgtaTATGCATTCTCATACACGAGAGTTTTTGACcaataattacttttttagtGTTGACACAAGTAGATCATTCCTAGAATTGAACAGAATAATGTTTACtcactttaatatttaattatctaaatatGCAGGGAATCCTGGAAAAGGCCCTCCTTTTCCAGTATCATGGAATCATTGAGACCATTGATTAAGAATTCACCACCAACTCAACCAGGTTCTGCTGAAATGCCTTGGCTCACGTGAAATTGTGTGAATCAAGGAAGAGTGGCGCTTTTATTTCTCATTCTGTTTGATTTCAGATTGGAAGAGTGGCCATATTAAGTAAGGTTAGTCTATCTACAACCTCTTGGTTTATTCAAAGGCTGTGAACCCTTTCTAAAGCATTTTAGTGTTGAGTGTTTTCATCAAAGATAGCATAACACTCCCACAccaaccaaaaatataaagaagaaaaagaaaacagtaTAGAACCACTAAAGTTTTCTCAGGTGACCTGATAataatttggtttattttGCAGGTCAGGCCTCCCTGTAAATATCACGAATCTGAAAATATGAGAATCCGCATCAGGTTTTGCAagtcatttatattttctttttcggcTGTGCAATGCCACATTGGAAAATGTATGTGTTTATAAATCAAGGAAATATGTGTGTGTAATTGGAAAAACATTAGTTATAAGAAATCATATGTTGCTATCAATCGATTAATATGTACAAAAAAGTATCATCATATCAACAAACAAGGATATCAATTGGACCGGAAATGCTATACTTTGCAGGCACCTGTGCAAGGAAAAACATGAAGGTCGTTTAGCCACTCTCGTTTCATATGGGTTACAAGGAGCAATAGATGAATCGAAATATATGTGAAAAGTTGGGATTATTTGgtcaactaattttttatactagcATCGACATGATGCAGCCCCTTATTCCTTCAAGCTGCATCAAACCAAATCCTAAATCCTGTGCATCATCTGCAGATGACAGTGGTGAATCAATAGCAGTTAGCACCATCTTGTTCAATAAACATCACCCTTCTCTACGAAGATGATGGGTTAGAGTCTGGTGTCTTGTAGAGCTCCTGGTGTTTCACAAACACATACTTCTGCTACCTCACCTCGCTCCTGATTTAGTGCATGCatttttcatgaaattcaCGATGTTTGTTTCTCCAATTTTTTGGTTGGGAGTATccatataattcaaaagaatCGATAACATTGCGTACAAAAGTCACAAAAGCTAACAATATCAAGTAACACAACTGcaacaaaaacatattttgTCATCAGAACATAACCCTCTACATAGTACAAAAAAGTCATGGAACATCCCACAATAAAGTTAACTAAGAACCTGATATTATATGAAATCATATCTGGCTCAAAAATGATTCCACACGCAAATCATACAAGATACAACCCATTCATCAGAACTGTAGCATGCTTGgtaaaagaataaaacaaaattattctGAATCCTCTTTCTTTTGCTTCTTCGGTGTAGTAGGTTTGTCCCTGTCACCCTTCGCCGCCTTAGCTTCCCGTCGCTCCCTCTTCACTCCCTTTGATTTGTCAGCAAGTGGCACACTCCCAACCTACAACAACAAGAGAAATATAAGGATTGCCAAAACATTAGTGGAAGTCTCAACAAGTAATCTCACTAGTTAGAACAATAGGCACACTAATTTGGGCCTgtcaaatgataaaatgatataccAACAGAAGTCGAGATATGGATTACCTGCTCACCATGCACGTATTAAAGATACAGTTCTGACAACAGCAATACATTTTCTCCCAGGAGAAAGTTTAGAAACACAAGTCTTAATGCTTAGAACTGTTGAAACAGCACTACAAGTTTgggatttttaattttttaaagattttttcttctttttcaattcTCCAATATTATTATGACAAACCCTAAAATCCCATACAGCACATGAGAAATGAAAACCCCTCACTAACAATCCTAGTTATTGGGATTAACATTTGGTCACTCAGAAAGATGGTCACTTGACAGAGCTAGTTTCTTTgaagattaaaaaggaaaatgaaaatgttttttataCCTTCTGGTCTGGAATATAAATCTTTCCGAGTTTCCCTAGTATATCATCCTTGACAACGTTCTTCTCCTGAAAGCAATAATCAAGAGTAAGAAATGATTTATTCATATAGCATAGAGATTATGAGATAGCAAAGATAGGTTTGAGCTAGTGAAACCTTTTTCTTTGTCGAATCAGGTGCCATTTTCATTGCTTCTTTTCTGAGGCTGTCATCAGGTTGACGGTGCCTACGAACAACCATGTCCATAGAGGGGCCAACCTCAACAAGCTCCATCCTTGGAACTTTGGTGCCAGATTTTTTAAGGCGTAAAgcaaaatgagagaaaaatattCTGTTTGATGACAAAGCTGTGCACACATAAACACGATCTAGTCCAGCCAGGTTCAAGTTTGTGATTACCTAGGTGAGCAAAGCACAGAAACGGTAAATATAACAGCATAGGACAATTATTAAAACTAGCAGAACTAATGATTAAGACATACTTCTCCACGAAATAGATCAAGCAAGACTTCTTTAAGGTGTTTGAGCTCATCGACACTCTCAAAAGCTTCTCCGATGAAAGCAAAAAAGGGCTTAGACCCCAATTGTGGAGCCAACTTCTTATCATACGAAAAAGACCCCATGCTTCTGAAATTCTCAATGCCAACCTCTACAAGATCATATATATGGTGGTCATAGAATCGTCCAAGTACGAGATTGTTTGGTCGCTTCTTAGTGTGAGAAGCAAACTGCAGAAGAGAAGCAACATGATTAAAACAAACAACCAGATATATGGCCCTATGGGTATGGCGAAAGTCGGTATGACCATTACAAAAGGATAGGAGACAAATGTCCACAGTCAAATTCATCCAAAACAAAAGTCACAGTAACCAACAGAAAATGAACAAAGGAAGcaaattataaacataatttaCTCATACGCAAAATAATTAGTTTAACCAAAGGGGAAAGAATGACATCTGAGTATTAGAGAGAGCAGACTAGAAAGGGACTAATATTCCAACACTAAACTGTCACATTTAGATATTAGCTAGTTGCTATGGACAAGACGACCAAGttatatcaaataattaaatatcattgAACAAAACTTGAGAACATAAAATCGAATTTAATCTAATCTATATGagggtgaaaaaaaatataagagcATACCAAAAAGAGGCTGCAATCTGTCTTTTGAGAGAAGAACTCGAGAGAAGTTTCGCCGCCACTCTCAAAAGGTCTAATTTTGTCATTCCTTCTCGAGTACTTGATGGAATTATCCTTCTTCAAATGATGAATTTCTGTTAACACTGAATTCAAAACACTGCTCGTTTTAGTTCCGTGAAGTATAAGCGTCTTCTTCCCCGTTTCCACCTGCAACGATCCAATTTGATTCAGCAAAGCAAAAGTTACAATTACATCAAACAGAGCTTCATATGAAGAGGAAATTCAAAGACTAACGAGTTTGGGGGCGCGTTTTTCAAGCTCCCTCTTGATTCTGCCATTTTTCGGGGTTTTTATTCTCATCATTGCTCTTGTAATTTGGAGAGCAATGCAACAAATTCTTCAGAGTGATTGCGTTTCGGATCCAACACTGAGATTTCAGGTCTGAGAATTGTGAGGAGGCCGCTCAAGGTTTTAGGGTTCAagaattaaatactccattataCAATCGACagaatttagatttaaatttttttaaaaaaatctagcGTTAATGATTGGGCCCTTTTTAAAAGAAGATGCTTCAAGCTCAAATTTCTGGCCCATATCCAGTTAATTTGGGTTTAACTTCTAATGAATATATTAGAGCATTAACAATACTGACCTATCTTCAGAGCCTATCTCAGGGcctatctttattttttcttgtgaCATCAGCAGGTCCATCTCAGAATCTATCTCAGAGCTCATCTTATTTTCACAtcattactatttttatatatttcacttgtaattatttatgtaaatttaagaCAACATAATATacgacaaaaaataaatttattaaaaataaaataaaacaaaacgtaatacattataaaaacaaaagagaagaagataaagatagaaaatataataaaaaacaacGGAAGCATAGGCTCAGAAGCACTTAGGTTTCGGTTCGTCCTCACACGACCCATTAACCCTATGAATTTGGGGCAATCCTTCAGTTGCAGATATATTTCTCAGTACTTGAACCCTCTCGCGTTGCCATCGTAGAAATCGTGAAATTTAGCACACTCATACACCAGACGTTTCCAATGCTTGCGTAGATCGTCGAGCTGGTCTGTCGGGGCCCCTGCGGGCTTTACTTGTTCGTATCTTTTCGTGATATGCCCCCAAAAACTGCCCTCGCAATTGTTGGCTACAATCGGGTCCTCAGAAATCTCTGTCCAACAATGAACAAGAGCAATTGACTCCTCTATGGAGTATGTGCTCATCGTCCGCCCAGCTTTAGACGCCTCCCCGactgtcttcttcttcttcccctcCATGTCGGGCACCTTAATTGCTGAAGTTCATATCACCGTggagaataataataaaattgaaattgagttTGGAAAAGGATGAATGTGAATTGATGGAGAATGGGGTATATataatagattaaaaattgaattaaatttaaaaaatatataaaaaaaaagtggatatCGACTCCATCATTGGCCCGAGCCCCCGCAATGGAGGCCCATCATAGGCCGATGCGGAGCTGATATGCCATCTGCTGGGTGATCACTTGCAAGGGTAGGGGGCGTTGGGGGTGGAGATGGGCTCCCTCCCCACAGTGGTGACCTATCCGAGCCGATAGAGGGGCCGATCGATCGGCCCCCATTGCTGGTGCTGTTATAATAGTGGAGTACTTGAttatttatgcatatatacacaaaaaaatacaatcaatattattatcgtcatcaattaattattaattaattattaattaattatttaattatgtatgtcCACATAAATTACCCTATAGTGTATACATTGATTTTTATATGCAATATGATAAAGAATATCAAGCACATTCCCtgttatataattaattaaataattattattccaAAAAGGGGCAATTGGGATGTCGATCACTTcatcattaaaaatgattgaCTACATACATTCATAATCGGCCTCACCTTATTTGGGCCCACCAAAATATTAGCACAATCTGCACTACTATTTGTTTTCTCACTGTTTCACAGTTCACAATTTTTTGTGGTATAATATTTGCAATTTGCAACAGACCTCATTGTGTCGTCTCATTTTACATACACCTTCTCATATTTGTGcctttatatttaatatacctTGTCttctaattttatcaaatatttgCATATGAGTTGTGAATTTTCAGTTGATGGGATTGGAGAAATATAGTGATAGAGATGAAGAATGTTGTTGAAACTCACTTGGATTGAATCTATACACACCACCAACACCCATGATTTTACAGTTTCATCAAAACACCACACAcattttagtagtactactatttaaaaaaaaaattgcgtT harbors:
- the LOC125219912 gene encoding ribosome production factor 2 homolog — protein: MMRIKTPKNGRIKRELEKRAPKLVETGKKTLILHGTKTSSVLNSVLTEIHHLKKDNSIKYSRRNDKIRPFESGGETSLEFFSQKTDCSLFLFASHTKKRPNNLVLGRFYDHHIYDLVEVGIENFRSMGSFSYDKKLAPQLGSKPFFAFIGEAFESVDELKHLKEVLLDLFRGEVITNLNLAGLDRVYVCTALSSNRIFFSHFALRLKKSGTKVPRMELVEVGPSMDMVVRRHRQPDDSLRKEAMKMAPDSTKKKEKNVVKDDILGKLGKIYIPDQKVGSVPLADKSKGVKRERREAKAAKGDRDKPTTPKKQKKEDSE